A stretch of the Aricia agestis chromosome 15, ilAriAges1.1, whole genome shotgun sequence genome encodes the following:
- the LOC121734387 gene encoding probable phosphomevalonate kinase translates to MNPKVILLLSGKRKCGKDYLTDQLKNLIGDKCEIVTISKPIKSHWAKEKNLDLKDLLSDSAYKETYRLEMIKWSDEIRQKDYGYFCRAACENATLKPIWIVSDIRRKTDVKWFKETYGDIIRIIRLTADEETRKERGFVFQDSVDNVTSECDLDDYTQWDLVIDNGKDREPLQKQLASVLSLMPAGLA, encoded by the exons ATGAATCCTAAAGTAATATTACTGTTAAGTGGGAAAAGAAAATGTGGCAAAGATTATCTCACTGATCAACTAAAAAACTT GATTGGcgataaatgcgaaattgttaCAATATCAAAACCAATAAAGAGTCATTGGGCCAAGGAGAAAAATTTGGATTTAAAGGATTTATTAAGTGACAGTGCTTACAAAGAGACTTACAGGCTGGAAATGATCAAATGGAGTGATGAAATTAGACAAAAAGATTATGGCTACTTTTGCCGAGCTGCCTGTGAAAATG CCACTCTAAAACCAATTTGGATTGTCAGTGATATCAGGCGAAAAACTGACGTGAAATGGTTTAAAGAGACATATGGGGACATTATACGGATAATAAGACTGACAGCTGATGAGGAGACAAGAAAAGAGAGAGGGTTTGTGTTTCAAGATAGTGTAGATAATGTTACATCGGAGTGTGACTTGGATGACTACACTCAGTGGGACTTAGTCATCGACAATGGAAAAGACAGGGAGCCACTCCAGAAACAATTGGCTAGCGTTTTATCTTTAATGCCAGCTGGGTTAGCATGA